One window of the Prinia subflava isolate CZ2003 ecotype Zambia chromosome 25, Cam_Psub_1.2, whole genome shotgun sequence genome contains the following:
- the CREG1 gene encoding protein CREG1 isoform X1 has protein sequence MARVTRRCWITARTRRFLGSFPSIRCHSAGPPRLRVTPPPHGRRARGCLQWLCALSRPQRLSLAEERGPRIAPIAPIGEAGRAHPSRRDAGAVRGRCGQPRQPDAGTVCAGMSRSAAVRTAMSVSSAGRGAMARLLLLCAASGLLLAAVAAIPPPEEAARMARYVLHNCDWGALATLSAQEGLRGHPFANIFSLSDGPPGPCGGSGVPYLYLTDMEISVQDLEVNSNASLTVSLAQTPYCRKHKYDPQNPLCAHIIFVGSIVKVNDSEADLAKKALFTRHPEMESWPKDHNWFFAKFNITNIWVLDYFGGLKIVTPEEYYSVKP, from the exons ATGGCCCGGGTCACTCGGCGGTGTTGGATCACAGCGCGGACTCGGCGATTTTTGGGGTCTTTTCCATCAATTCGGTGCCACAGCGCAGGGCCCCCTCGGCTGCGGGTGACTCCGCCCCCTCACGGGCGGCGCGCTCGAGGTTGTTTACAATGGCTGTGCGCATTGTCCCGCCCCCAGCGGCTCTCATTGGCTGAGGAGCGCGGACCTCGCATTgctcccattgctcccattGGTGAGGCGGGGCGGGCCCACCCCTCCCGGCGCGATGCGGGGGCGGTGCGGGGGCGGTgcgggcagccccggcagccgGACGCTGGTACCGTGTGTGCTGGGATGTCCCGCTCCGCGGCTGTGCGGACAGCGATGTCCGTGTCCTCCGCTGGCCGGGGAGCCATGGCgcggctgctgctcctgtgcgCCGCATCCGGGTTGCTGCTGGCGGCCGTCGCGGCCATCCCGCCGCCCGAGGAGGCGGCGCGCATGGCGCGCTACGTCCTGCACAACTGCGACTGGGGCGCGCTGGCCACGCTGTCGGCGCAGGAGGGGCTGCGCGGCCACCCCTTCGCCAACATCTTCTCCCTCAGCGACGGCCCGCCCGGGCCCTGCGGCGGCAGCGGCGTCCCCTACCTGTACCTGACCGACATGGAGATCTCCGTGCAGGACCTGGAG GTCAATTCAAATGCCTCCTTGACCGTGTCTTTGGCACAGACTCCTTACTGCAGGAAGCACAAATACGATCCCCAGAACCCCCTCTGTGCCCACATCATCTTCGTTGGGAGCATTGTAAAG gtgAATGATTCAGAAGCAGACTTGGCAAAAAAAGCGTTATTCACTCGTCACCCTGAAATGGAAAGCTGGCCCAAGGATCATAATTGGTTCTTTGCCAAATTCAACATCACCAATATTTGGGTCCTGGACTACTTTGGGGGATTAAAAATTGTGACACCAGAAGAGTACTACAGTGTCAAGCCTTA G
- the CREG1 gene encoding protein CREG1 isoform X2, with protein sequence MARVTRRCWITARTRRFLGSFPSIRCHSAGPPRLRVTPPPHGRRARGCLQWLCALSRPQRLSLAEERGPRIAPIAPIGEAGRAHPSRRDAGAVRGRCGQPRQPDAGTVCAGMSRSAAVRTAMSVSSAGRGAMARLLLLCAASGLLLAAVAAIPPPEEAARMARYVLHNCDWGALATLSAQEGLRGHPFANIFSLSDGPPGPCGGSGVPYLYLTDMEISVQDLEVNSNASLTVSLAQTPYCRKHKYDPQNPLCAHIIFVGSIVKVNDSEADLAKKALFTRHPEMESWPKDHNWFFAKFNITNIWVLDYFGGLKIVTPEEYYSVKP encoded by the exons ATGGCCCGGGTCACTCGGCGGTGTTGGATCACAGCGCGGACTCGGCGATTTTTGGGGTCTTTTCCATCAATTCGGTGCCACAGCGCAGGGCCCCCTCGGCTGCGGGTGACTCCGCCCCCTCACGGGCGGCGCGCTCGAGGTTGTTTACAATGGCTGTGCGCATTGTCCCGCCCCCAGCGGCTCTCATTGGCTGAGGAGCGCGGACCTCGCATTgctcccattgctcccattGGTGAGGCGGGGCGGGCCCACCCCTCCCGGCGCGATGCGGGGGCGGTGCGGGGGCGGTgcgggcagccccggcagccgGACGCTGGTACCGTGTGTGCTGGGATGTCCCGCTCCGCGGCTGTGCGGACAGCGATGTCCGTGTCCTCCGCTGGCCGGGGAGCCATGGCgcggctgctgctcctgtgcgCCGCATCCGGGTTGCTGCTGGCGGCCGTCGCGGCCATCCCGCCGCCCGAGGAGGCGGCGCGCATGGCGCGCTACGTCCTGCACAACTGCGACTGGGGCGCGCTGGCCACGCTGTCGGCGCAGGAGGGGCTGCGCGGCCACCCCTTCGCCAACATCTTCTCCCTCAGCGACGGCCCGCCCGGGCCCTGCGGCGGCAGCGGCGTCCCCTACCTGTACCTGACCGACATGGAGATCTCCGTGCAGGACCTGGAG GTCAATTCAAATGCCTCCTTGACCGTGTCTTTGGCACAGACTCCTTACTGCAGGAAGCACAAATACGATCCCCAGAACCCCCTCTGTGCCCACATCATCTTCGTTGGGAGCATTGTAAAG gtgAATGATTCAGAAGCAGACTTGGCAAAAAAAGCGTTATTCACTCGTCACCCTGAAATGGAAAGCTGGCCCAAGGATCATAATTGGTTCTTTGCCAAATTCAACATCACCAATATTTGGGTCCTGGACTACTTTGGGGGATTAAAAATTGTGACACCAGAAGAGTACTACAGTGTCAAGCCTTAG